TTTGCTCAATAATTTTACTGTTACTATTGTGCTACTTTGGTTATTAAACCAAAGCTGTGAGAAAGGACTGCAGTGAGAAATCATCTTTTCTTTAAGGCATAAGGAAAGCTTCTATTTTGACAGTGGACTTCTGCTCCCTAGGAGCAGTACATATGAATCCCCATGAGTAATTGTGAGCTTCTGAACTTTGTGTAGTTCCTAGGTTAATTCAGATTATGGCCTTTTGGAGGATCTGGGGACGGTAGCTCTTGGTCTGCACCCTCACCAGGGAGTTTTGCTGTCTTGTAGAGCTGaagctttgtgctgcagcttgtttaagctctccagcagctgctttgcaaaCCCAGCCCTTGACAGCCCTGGCAGGTACCGTGGGCCAGAAGTTGTAGAACATTCCCTCCTCCTGCAAAGTAACATCAGTCCGACTGATCCAGTGACAGCACCAGGGAGGAATTTTCTGCTACAAGTATTGAATGTAGACAAAGAGACTGcctaattttctctttgtgcaACCCACATCCTGTGGGACTCATGCACATCCCTGTACTTTCTACACTGCACAAGGCAGCGTGTGTCCTGAGGACAACGTGTTGTGTCTTGCTCACTCTGCTGATGAGACTGAGAGACATGCCAGAAGTGAATTAAATAGGTTCCCACTTAATTATATGTAATTTTGTTAATTGTCTATCTGCTGCTGTCCCTCGCTGGCATTGCGAAAGGGTGCGAGTCAcctctggagctgcttcccctgccccagctttCTCTTCACAGCTCTGGACACTCCGGGCAGTcgccccctcctcctcctctcccctggctGCCGGGGGAATTTCTCCCAACGCGGTCATTCCGTACGTGCATGCGGTTAACCCCTTCCTGCCCGCGCTGCCGGCCCGCGCCCCGCAGCCCCGCGTTCCCCTGCCGCCTGATGCCATCGGCTCCGccaccctcctgctgcagaccaGATTGATTTCCACGGCTGGGGACGGCTCCAGCGCGGCACTGGTGTCACCCAGAAGCCCTGCCCCGTCTCCTCCGCTCCCCGCGCTCCGGCttactgccttttttctttttttttttttttttttttttttttcccccctcccaggAGTAGCAGCGAAATGTCCTGTTCTGCCTATTTGGAAATGGGAACAAATTGCTCCCCCGCCTTACCTCGCTCATCGCATCCCATATATAGTCATATCTGCGGTCAAATGGCAGGCGGCAGCGAATGGGAAGGCTGtgcctcccaaaaaaacccgGCGGGGGCAgtgagagagggaaagggggtAGGGACgaaaagaggagggaggggaaaaagaaaaaagccctttCCAAAAAAGTATTGGATGTCTTGAGGAATGCAGTCAGCCCCCTGGGAAAGCACATATCAGTGAGGCGCTCCCTGCCCGCCGCCTGCATTCGGCCGGCGCCCCGTCCCGCTCGGATCAGCCCCGCCGCCGGCACTCCGCTCCCCGCGGACCCTGCGCCCGGACCCGCGGCTGTCCCGCCACCTCCCGAGCGTCTCTTTCGGAAGCAGTCCGCGCGGGGACGCGCCCTAGCCCACCGCCACCATGGATGCCATCAAGAAGAAGATGCAGATGCTGAAGCTGGACAAGGAGAACGCCTTGGACAGAGCTGAGCAAGCCGAAGCGGACAAGAAGGCAGCGGAGGAGAGAAGCAAGCAGGTCTGCACCGAGGGCCCGGGCGCAGCCAGCGCCGGGGCGCAAAACTTTCCAGactattctctttttttgcaaAACTTTCCAgactattcttttttttttttttttttcctcctcctcccctcttcttcccctccttcaCCATACTTTGTTAAATCCCACCCCCGCGCCCCTGCAGAACTGGTTGAACTTTCCCTAAGGCAGAGCTTCAGCCGGCTGGAGGTTCCCGGGAGGTTCCCCCGTCCCCACCATTTCAGCTCGGGAGCAGCGCCCTGGGACATCTGCATGACCTCTGTGCCTTTGTCACAGGGGACAGAGAGCTTAGAGGGGCTGCCCAGAACACCTGGTTAGCCCTGGACGGATGCGCAGCGATTTGGCAAAGGGCAGTTAAAGCTGTGTTCGCCCACTCCGGCATCACTCAGCAGATGTGTCCGATTGCAGCTGCCCTCCCGCCCTTCTCCGGACGCCTACCCCACTTTTTTGTCCTTCCCCAACCCTCCTCATTTACACCTTGGGCGTTATTCGATTCAGGGAGGGGACGCACTGTTTGCACGTTTCTGGGAGATCCtgaagaaggagggagaaagggagagtgATTTATAAATGAATTTCACAGTTTTCTAAGCCAAGGGAGAAACATATTTGTGCGTTATATTTCCTCTTGTGCACCTAGTTAGAGGATGACATTGTGCAATTGGAAAAACAATTGCGTGGGACGGAGGATACAAGGGACCAAGTGCTGGAAGAGCTACACAAGTCTGAGGACAGCCTCCTCTCCGCAGAGGAGAATGCTGCCAAGGTATTGTGCCCTTGCTGCAAGCAAAGAGGATCTAACTgtctctccttctttctctctctgtctgtctgtccttttctgtctcttctgcaCTCGCACCTCTCCGTTTGCACGATCACGCTGCCTGCTGCACCTTTTCCTGCCCGCCCTCCCCTCTCCACCACTTTCCACCCACATCACAGCTGGAGGATGAGCTGGTGGCTCTACAAAAGAAGCTGAAGGCCACCGAGGATGAGCTGGACAAATACTCCGAGTCCCTTAAAGATGCACAAGAAAAGTTGGAACTGGCTGACAAAAAGGCCACGGATGTAAGTTACCCCTTTCACCACAAGCCTGACAGAAACCACACACTCCCTCTGCTCAGGACAGCCTGGACTCtactcagcagcactgcaaagctTTGCTGAAGGCAGGGTCCAGGCAcctcctgggcagggaggtgggaaacacagcactgcctccCTGCATGGGGTTTGCACACTATCAGAGGCGTCTGATTGGGTTTCTGCTCACTTGACATGTGCTTTTCATGTGTACTTGCCACTCTAGATACGAAAGTAAAGAAATGGTGATTTATCTATTCAGGTGATGGGTAAAATGGCTCAGGCTGGAACAACACTGTCTTGATAGTGGAACAGAAGCAGAGAGTTAATAGTGAGTAGGTACAGGTGAGGGAGATCCAGAAGAGCAAGGGCTGCTAGTTCTGTTTTCAAGAGAGCTGTTCCTAGGCATGCATGTGTCAGATCTGCTGGTAGATACTGGTTTAGTTCACTGGTCTCTGAGATAAAAGGTCctctcctggttttgtttttttttgttgttgttgttgtttttgttttttgttttttaaatccgGAAGATGATACTTGCTAGTTTTGCAAGTTCATAGGACAGGGATCCTGGGAGCAAGCTGAGAGATATATATAGCTCAGCACTTTATATGGTAATAAGTCAAGAGCTTGTGCCTCTCCCAGGCCCTCATCCCACCCACCTGTCTGTCCCTGACATGCATTTAGTGGATCGCATGCAAGGAACCATAAGAGTATATTGTCTGTGCAGTTAAGGTCCTGGTCTCTATGGCTGCTGTTGGACAATTCAATTCTCCTTGAGCAAATCTCAGGTCTAAATTACGGGATTGATGGAACTACAGAATTTCCAAAGCAATGACCCTCCTTTTCCTTTAGCTCAGCTTTAAAAGTCAGCCTCACAGCCACAATGAAATGGACTTGccacaaagaaagaaagccTAGTATTTCAGGGGGAGGAAGGATACTTCCAGAAACGAAAATGTTACAAACAACAACTTCGCATGAAAGTTGTTATTCTTActtattttacttctgaaaaGAATGAAGGATCAAAAAAATGCTTAGCTTCAGTATGGCAATAAGTTACATAGCTTTGAAAGAGAACCCAGGAAATTAACAGACAGAAGTGTTCAAAGAACAGGGGAGACGGACCCGTGTATAATGTGGATCAGATGTCTGCTCTGTGCATGGCTGCCAGAGGAGAGGCAGCTTCCTAGCAGGACATTTATGTAGCTTGTTCAAAGGAACCACATATAGATTCGGGGGAGATATTCCTTATATGGAAAAGTATGCAGACTATTTGGAAATAGCTTGCCTAGgatgaaggaaggagaaatgctGCTAGATGCCTGTTCTGAAACTAAGGATCTTCCTAACTGATCCCCGTGCCACCTTCCCCTGCTGGAAAACAGTGTTTGGAAGCTAGTTGAGGGCAATTTTATTTGCAGTCTTCCCTCAGGTGGAGGGAGAGTGTGTGGCTTGTTTTTATCGAGGTAAACGCCTTATTTATTTGTATGCACGGAATATGTCTGACAGTTTAGggaagtatttaattttttggcaATGCAGAGTGTATCTTGGGGCATTGCAGTCGACCCAGTATTTTCCTTATTAGTTTGGATAGTTCCAAGCCTTGGGAaaagggcagaggcagggagggagtgTCGGCTCGCTGGGATGGACACGCCTTTCACTGGGACGAGAAAATCTTACCTGTCCGGTATGACTCATCTCCCAAAAACCAGGCACATCATCCCCGGAGCCACCCCACCTGGgagggggcagctgcagccccctctcccctccccgTGTCCCAGGAGCCAGGCCCCACCCCCCCTGGgagggggcagctgcagccccctctcccctccccgTGTCCCAGGAGCCAGGCCGGGTGCAGCAGCATCTGGCGGGCTGCTCGATGTCATTTTATGATATTTGCGGGGGGAAAGGTGGGTATTGACCCCGGGTCGGGTCCGGTCCGGTCCGGTCCGGTCCGGTCCGCGGGACCTGGCGGGCTGTGCCGCGAGGCGGCGCTGCTGGCCCGGCACATCCACCGGGCACGGCCGGCGAGGAGCGGCCCAGCCCCGGCCACAGCCCCGGCGGGAGCGGCACATCcaccggccccccccccccccccccccccccccccccccccccccccccccccccccccccccccccccccccccccccccccccccccccccccccccccccccccccccccccccccccccccccccccccccccccccccccccccccccccccccccccccccccccccccccccccccccccccccccccccccccccccccccccccccccccccccccccccccccccccccccccccccccccccccccccccccccccccccccccccccccccccccccccccccccccccccccccccccccccccccccccccccccccccccccccccccccccccccccccccccccccccccccccccccccccccccccccccccccccccccccccccccccccccccccccccccccccccccccccccccccccccccccccccccccccccccccccccccccccccccccccccccccccccccccccccccccccccccccccccccccccccccccccccccccccccccccccccccccccccccccccccccccccccccccccccccccccccccccccccccccccccccccccccccccccccccccccccccccccccccccccccccccccccccccccccccccccccccccccccccccccccccccccccccccccccccccccccccccccccccccccccccccccccccccccccccccccccccccccccccccccccccccccccccccccccccccccccccccccccccccccccccccccccccccccccccccccccccccccccccccccccccccccccccccccccccccccccccccccccccccccccccccccccccccccccccccccccccccccccccccccccccccccccccccccccccccccccccccccccccccccccccccccccccccccccccccccccccccccccccccccccccccccccccccccccccccccccccccccccccccccccccccccccccccccccccccccccccccccccccccccccccccccccccccccccccccccccccccccccgcggctgTTTCCCCGGCCGAGCGGGAGCCGCTTCCCTGTGCCCCGCACGGTGGGTGTTACCTGCCGGGGAGATGGCTGCGTTCCCCGGCTCGGTAACCGAGCGCTGCGCGGGCCGGGCCCAGGTGCGCTGCGCAGGGTGTGCTGGCCGACAGCAAAACGCCGAGCTTGTATGAGGTTAAACTTAGATGTTTGAGATTGCTTGTTTCGTGTTAGGCTGTGAGCGAGGTTTTGTGGGGTTATTCCGCCCACAAGGCCTAGTTCTCTCCATCCGGACGAGTTAATCTGTGGGGAGTCAGCATGGCGGCTCTTGGGAAGCGCGTAAGGCTGAACCTGAGATGGTACCTGGTGTTAGAGCTCAGCGTGAGCCTACAGCCCCAGCGCGTCTCTAGCGTGTGTTCTTCATCAGAGCTGCTCGCCGAGAGGGGAAAGCAACAGCCGGCTTGCTTTTGGGCAGAGGCACGATCAAGTGTGAGCAGCATAGGCTTACACAGATGTCATTGTGGGTGGCAATCGCAATAAAAAAAGAACGTGATAGGGCTTTTCTTTGTCTTATCACTGACCTTTGGGAGTTCTAGCAGCTGTAGCTTCATGTTTCTTGCTGTAAAATGTATAGTGTTCTTTGAGTTTCAGTGTCTTCAGTGGTTGCATAAAAACAAGGCTCTTGTGTAGTTTATTACAATAGAAAAAATGGTGGTTATTTGACTCCCTTATACTATAGCCTTTCTGCAGATTTTGGGAGGGTTGCATAAAAACAAGGCTCTTGTGTAGTTTATTACAATAGAAAAAATGGTGGTTATTTGATTCCCTTATACTATAGCCTTTCAGCAGATTTTGGGAAGTGAGTTCAAAGGAAGAGCCTCCTGCTTACTTGCAGGTGAACTTCCTTATGGAGCAAAATATGGCTGCTTGTGCCTGTTTAACTATTGCATTCTTGCAGGTCACTTGcatgcatgttttttttttttcagtgaagagcTGTAGGTTATTTCATAAGggtttctggttttaaaaaaacttgtACTTGTTTTCTAAGCTTTGTAGGTTAAAGGACACAAAGATTCCTACTTTTAGCAACACGTATTATTCTGAATAATATATTAAGGAATTTCTATAGAAAAGGGAAGCTTTGCTGTTAACTTTTGTGGCAGAAGGAGTAGTGCTGGAGGAGTGATTACAGCCTTCTGGTGCAGTCTTCCCTTAAGAGTTCAGCTACATTGCAATAAGGCTTGGGACCCTAAAGGTTAATGTTTGTCTCTTCCCTGGAGTTGGTTTATGTGCATGATGTGGAATTCTGCAGAGTACGTTTACAtagtatttaaatttttgtgcGGAagggtcagtgctggggtgaaTAAAGGGTGAAAAATGAACTCCCAGGCACATGTAGACATGTGCTTTTTCtacagtgctggctgcaggtgaggggTTTTATTGTTgcagctgtgtttctgcatgCCTGGGGAGGGAGGCTTTGAGAGCTGAGGTGTGAATCTGCCCCTTCCCCCAGTGCAATGCcttgtgtgtgtggtgtgtgaCCAGCTGGGTTGTGacatgagggttttttttcttcctgtgcaaGGTACAGATATGCAAACAACAAGAATCTACAGCTGTGGCCAAAACGTAGCACAGCCTTCAGCTTTTGATTGTTAAATCAGATTGTTTAGAGTTTCAAGGCTGTGATTAGCAGTCATTCCCTTAAAAGAGAATATTCTCTTTTGAGTACATACATCTCAAAGGACTGTTGGTAATTACTTTTTCAAAATGcgtgtttttttcctccttctggaaaacagaatcTCCCTTATAATCGTGATAATTAACACCCAATGGTAACTTACCCATGTCATCACTCATTGTAGAAATATGTGGTGTGTAAGTGCCACAGCAGAAACGCAGGTTATGTTTGCATGGTAGCAGTGGGAGTGCCCCAGTgtcagtggggttttttccttccttgccaTATAAGGAGAGaagtcctgctctgcagaagaaTAACTGGGGCCATATAAGGCTGGTTGGTAAATCCTTAGTGAGTTACTGGAGCAGGAAGTGAAAACTTGAACTTTAGTCACCCTGTGTTTTTAGAGCACATTTTATGCTCTTATCATGACGAGGAGTCTTGACATGACAATGATTAACTTGTAATGTAACAAATTTCCCTAGGGTAGCTTTTACGACAGgtcattttctttcctaaatgtGAAAGTTCAAATCTTACTGTTTTAAAGCCAGAAGTCCAAAACCTCAGGTTTTGAATACTACTGCATGATTACATAGCTGCATGTTTTATATTTGGATTAATGTGTATCTCTGAGGATGAAGTCTCTTCTCCTGCTGGTTCTGTGCGTTTACTATCAATGCATATTAATGTTCAAAGATATAATTGCTTCCCTGTTTATGTGTTAATTTCAGTCATTGTAGCTGGACATCCTTACTTTTATGTCAAGGGTTGTTTTACTTGTCTGGCCTgtaagtttttctttcttgtgttaTATACAGCAAAATCTTTGCTGTGGACAGCTGTATCCAGCTACCTCTAGTTAGAGAAGAAAAGGTACCAAACTGATACTTTTGGCATCTACTTTTACCAGAGGGTTGGTTCTCCCCTCAACTAGACATCATAGGAAATTCAGATGTGTACTTGCTCACATATAgcaaatatatattatatacgTTAGTTTTCAGTGCTTATTTACTTTCAGTACTTATTTCAGTAATTTAGTGTTATTCTCTGAAGTAATTAACTTTTTAGAATAGTTACCCTTTTATATATTCATTGTGTTTAATATAGTTTTGAAAGAAAGTAAGTTGAATGAGGAGATTTCTGCAAAAAGACTGGTCTAGAACTTACTGTGCAACTTAAGCAAGTGCAGATTTGAGGCTGTAACATGTAATAGCTTGTAATGATAAGAGGCAGATGAGTTGTGAGTGTTGTACAGAAGGTTAAGTGAACAGGTAATTCAAGAAAGGCAAATTTAGGGGAAGATTGAGGATGGaatatgagaggaaaaaaaaagtgttttaaggGATTGCTGCCTGTACCAGAGCCCTCGCTGGTGCCTTTTTTGTCAACTCTTGCACAGCTTGCCTGTAAACAAAACTTCTGTGTATTTGGGCACTTCTTAAATGTTCTCATACTCCCTCTGTGTCAGCTGTCTCATTGCAAATGCTGATCCATATTTACATGTTTACATGTTTGTGTCAGCTGTCTCATTGCAAATGCTGATCCATGTTTACATGTTTACACTGAACCCTTCTTATGGAACTGAAGGAAATATCAGGACAGTTCTTACAAAATATGATGAAAGGTCATAAATAAAGGAGTTGGGGTGACTAAAGAATTGAGTAATTAGCTTGTgttgatttgatttttaaaagggaagGTCTGTAATTAATGTCTGCAAATAcaataactgaaaatatttggatAACAATGCATAATTCTTCCTGTGCAGTTCTTACTAGTACCAGTTGTACAGTCCTTGATGTACTTCATTGAAAACAAGCATTaatcacttttttcctctgttaagCAATAACTTCACAATTCAAGCATGTACATCTCTGTGTATGGACTTTTTAGTGGATGAAGTCAGAAATGACAGAAGTGCTGTTAAATGGCACTAGCAGGTAATGGGGTAACCTCTCACAAGGGAATGTTTGCCTTATGATGAGttaatttctgttcttcctgtGCTTAGGCTGAGAGTGAAGTAGCTTCTCTGAACAGACGCATCCAGCTGGTTGAGGAAGAGTTGGATCGTGCTCAGGAGCGCTTGGCTACTGCCCTGCAgaagctggaggaggctgagaagGCTGCAGATGAGAGTGAAAGGTGGGTGAAGCCACACCTGAATGGATTGTTACCCTTATGACAAAGATCATAATTGCCAGGGTGTGGgttatggaaataaattaaaccaCTCCCAGGTCTCTGAACGTAATCTGCTCTTCCTTTCTGTACATGGACTTCAGTTACAGCTTGTATGTAGAAATGTTCAAAATATCTGGGCTTggattctttttctgttgtgaAGATGAGATTTAAGTGTGGTAGGTCTTTTGATGCCACATCCAGGGAAAACTGCTTGGCCCCACACAGACTTCTCTTATTAGATGACAGCTCCTTGTGATACTCCTGTGCTATTGTGTGattcttgttttccttgtggGTAGAAAATCTCACCTGTAGAATAGCAAAGTGCTGGAAGGGGCTTTGGTTCTCCTGTTGGCAAGATTGGTACATGAAGGTGAGCAAAGGAAAGAGACTGATAATTCCTTCAGATTTCCAGAAGTCCACAATGTAAGTTAGGAAGTCAAGATTTGTGACTTTGGAAGATATTCTCTCTTCTTCCAATTGTGTTTTGTACTTCTGATAGAACCTTTTATTATGGAAGAAACCCACACATTCTGCATGTGTATTTCTATGTTCCTAAGGATGCAGTCTGTTGGAAAGAAATGTGCTAGAAACACAGAGTGTGTTTTGAAACATTTAAGGTAATTTTGGATCAGACATGTGCAACACAGTTTTTGTTGTTATGAAGgatttaaattttgcttttagagagcacagagagcttcTAGAGCTCTGACATGGCAAAACCCAGGGGAGTCTGGCCCACAGACATGACTCTTGTCAGTCCTGCAAGGGTTGTAACATACTGTTGATGAGTGTAAAAGTACAGATGTTTTCAGTCTTATTAGGTCTTTAGATGCAACACCCTTTGTTTACCTTTCTATAAGGTGAGTTTTTCCTgcaatttaaaatgagaaagaattCTACACGTGAACTCTTTAGTAAGAGCTAAATAAATCAcactttttattccttcctaAGACATGCTTTGTTCCTTGAACTTCTGAAATATAAGTTCAGGGGACTAAATCTGTGGTGTGAAGACTCAGCTGTCTGATGTGCTTCATTCACCTGAATAAACTGTCTGAAAGTCATATACCACAAGCAGTAGAGCTGGAGATCAACTGGCAAGCCCTGAATGTTGCATTTCCTGTTTTTCACGTTTTTCAGAGGAATGAAGGTCATTGAAAACAGAGCCCAGAAGGATGAGGAGAAGATGGAAATCCAGGAGATCCAGCTGAAAGAGGCAAAGCACATTGCTGAAGAGGCTGACCGCAAGTATGAAGAGGTCAGTTCTTGAGTGCAGGTCATCTCTTTCTAAAGCCCATTAGGCTGCGcctgtaatttttgtttttctcttttaccttTTAAGTTCAAAAGATCACAAACACCACTCTTCAGAGCTGTGAGAGGAAAATTAGGCACTCAGATACCTCAAGGGACAAGGTGACAGGGAGATTTGTGTTTAGatctttcattaaaatgtttgaGAGTATTCCCTAAGCTCTTAGGGATAGAAGTTTTTTCAGTTGCCTTTTGGTGAATGAAAGGAAGGTCTTGAAAAATGTCAGATAACTAAGTCTCAAATGAATAATGAAGATACCACATAATCAAAACTCATGTGTTGTCCAAAAATGAAGATGCCCAGCCCCCTGCTTTGTAGGTTCTAGAAACAGGTGATGTGTAGTGCAGCAACTaacacatccctgtgttataTAGTAACATCCCTGattgtcccttgtccctgtaGGTGGCTCGTAAGCTGGTGATCATTGAGAGTGACCTGGAACGTGCTGAGGAGCGTGCTGAACTCTCAGAAAGGTAAGAGTGGAGCTGCCCTGAGATGTGTGAGGTGCTAGAAGAGAGCTATAACTGCATGAAACGTTGGCAGCACGTTGTGTGTTCAGCTCAAAGCTGTGTTTTGCTCGTTAACTGAAATTGTTGAAATAAATGGTCGGTGCCAAAGTAAATGTgttcttgtgtgtgtgtgtgtgtgttttgtcaCTGCATGCTGTACCTGCACACTGATTTTGTGAATGGCTTTTGTGCATTTCATGTGTTCACTAACAGCCAAGTCCGACAGCTGGAAGAACAGTTAAGAATAATGGATCAAACCTTGAAAGCATTAATGGCTGCAGAGGATAAGGTACTGATACTAATGAACAGTTTTTAGATTTAACTGCAACCCAAGTGTTTCAGCTTCTGTAGCCAGTTAGCTCACTCAGTAGTAACAAGTCCTTGCTATGCTCTTCACTCTCTTGGCATCTTGCTTTGGTGGTTTTCTTTGGTCTCTTTTGGTTTATTCAttgatttttgtcttcaaaaCTGATCTCCTGTGCAGCCAAAAGAAGCTGAACTGTCTCACGTGTGAAAGCTCTGTAAATGTTTCTGTGTAAGCCAAGAGCTGTAGATAAATTTGTGTCTGGTCATTGTGTTAATGTGCACTTGAACTGGTATTCAGCATCACAAAGAGTTGCTTTCAATCTGTGATGGATCAGCTGCTTTTGAGGCTGTTCTTTTGCCCTgtaattgttttcattattctctatcttttccccctattttctcctgtttcttttgCTTGACTGAATCTTCCATCCTCCtctttcctgccttccctccaaAATAACAGCAAATGTGCTGAGCTTGAAGAGGAATTGAAAACTGTGACCAACAACCTGAAGTCGCTGGAGGCTCAGGCTGAGAAGGTAGGCTAGAGACTTATGTGAGAATGTGCCCCTTGCATTGTCATCTGGCCAATGGGATTTTCTTTGTATGCTGCTCACTTTGCAGCATTTCTTCAGGGCTGCTGTCAATAGAGGCATTTGGATTTACTGCTCAGTTCATATTTGGCTGCTGTTGGAACATAGCATATCTTGTAGTTCCAGATACGTCAGTTTTATTTGGCCATATGTTCTGTTGAGTACTCTGACAGGATTGAAGGTTCATTATAGAGTGTCTCTCAAAATGGCATTGTGTACTAACATGAAATTTCTCCAAAAGACATTCCTCTTTAAAACTGTAGTACTAATTTCTTCTCAGAGTTCTCACCATATTGCAGTGGAATGTATCTTGAGGGGAGTTGGACTCTTGTAATAAACCACATTACCACAGCCTTCCAagtggaattaattttgttttgcctATAACAATTTCTTGTGTATAGCTAATCTATTTACAAGACTTtcaaatgtggggtttttttggtataTTTAGAATACCCATCTAATAGCACTGATCCTCTTTCTAATTACAGTACTCACAGAAAGAAGATAAGTATGAAGAGGAGATTAAAGTTCTGACTGACAAACTGA
The sequence above is drawn from the Ficedula albicollis isolate OC2 chromosome 10, FicAlb1.5, whole genome shotgun sequence genome and encodes:
- the TPM1 gene encoding tropomyosin alpha-1 chain isoform X7, which encodes MDAIKKKMQMLKLDKENALDRAEQAEADKKAAEERSKQLEDELVALQKKLKATEDELDKYSESLKDAQEKLELADKKATDAESEVASLNRRIQLVEEELDRAQERLATALQKLEEAEKAADESERGMKVIENRAQKDEEKMEIQEIQLKEAKHIAEEADRKYEEVARKLVIIESDLERAEERAELSESQVRQLEEQLRIMDQTLKALMAAEDKYSQKEDKYEEEIKVLTDKLKEAETRAEFAERSVTKLEKSIDDLEDQLYQQLEQNSRLTNELKLALNED
- the TPM1 gene encoding tropomyosin alpha-1 chain isoform X3, encoding MDAIKKKMQMLKLDKENALDRAEQAEADKKAAEERSKQLEDDIVQLEKQLRGTEDTRDQVLEELHKSEDSLLSAEENAAKAESEVASLNRRIQLVEEELDRAQERLATALQKLEEAEKAADESERGMKVIENRAQKDEEKMEIQEIQLKEAKHIAEEADRKYEEVARKLVIIESDLERAEERAELSESKCAELEEELKTVTNNLKSLEAQAEKYSQKEDKYEEEIKVLTDKLKEAETRAEFAERSVTKLEKSIDDLEEKVAHAKEENLNMHQMLDQTLLELNNM
- the TPM1 gene encoding tropomyosin alpha-1 chain isoform X4, whose amino-acid sequence is MDAIKKKMQMLKLDKENALDRAEQAEADKKAAEERSKQLEDELVALQKKLKATEDELDKYSESLKDAQEKLELADKKATDAESEVASLNRRIQLVEEELDRAQERLATALQKLEEAEKAADESERGMKVIENRAQKDEEKMEIQEIQLKEAKHIAEEADRKYEEVARKLVIIESDLERAEERAELSESQVRQLEEQLRIMDQTLKALMAAEDKYSQKEDKYEEEIKVLTDKLKEAETRAEFAERSVTKLEKSIDDLEEKVAHAKEENLNMHQMLDQTLLELNNM
- the TPM1 gene encoding tropomyosin alpha-1 chain isoform X5 — its product is MDAIKKKMQMLKLDKENALDRAEQAEADKKAAEERSKQLEDDIVQLEKQLRGTEDTRDQVLEELHKSEDSLLSAEENAAKAESEVASLNRRIQLVEEELDRAQERLATALQKLEEAEKAADESERGMKVIENRAQKDEEKMEIQEIQLKEAKHIAEEADRKYEEVARKLVIIESDLERAEERAELSESQVRQLEEQLRIMDQTLKALMAAEDKYSQKEDKYEEEIKVLTDKLKEAETRAEFAERSVTKLEKSIDDLEEKVAHAKEENLNMHQMLDQTLLELNNM
- the TPM1 gene encoding tropomyosin alpha-1 chain isoform X6 produces the protein MDAIKKKMQMLKLDKENALDRAEQAEADKKAAEERSKQLEDELVALQKKLKATEDELDKYSESLKDAQEKLELADKKATDAESEVASLNRRIQLVEEELDRAQERLATALQKLEEAEKAADESERGMKVIENRAQKDEEKMEIQEIQLKEAKHIAEEADRKYEEVARKLVIIESDLERAEERAELSESKCAELEEELKTVTNNLKSLEAQAEKYSQKEDKYEEEIKVLTDKLKEAETRAEFAERSVTKLEKSIDDLEDQLYQQLEQNSRLTNELKLALNED
- the TPM1 gene encoding tropomyosin alpha-1 chain isoform X2, which gives rise to MDAIKKKMQMLKLDKENALDRAEQAEADKKAAEERSKQLEDELVALQKKLKATEDELDKYSESLKDAQEKLELADKKATDAESEVASLNRRIQLVEEELDRAQERLATALQKLEEAEKAADESERGMKVIENRAQKDEEKMEIQEIQLKEAKHIAEEADRKYEEVARKLVIIESDLERAEERAELSESKCAELEEELKTVTNNLKSLEAQAEKYSQKEDKYEEEIKVLTDKLKEAETRAEFAERSVTKLEKSIDDLEEKVAHAKEENLNMHQMLDQTLLELNNM
- the TPM1 gene encoding tropomyosin alpha-1 chain isoform X1, coding for MDAIKKKMQMLKLDKENALDRAEQAEADKKAAEERSKQLEDELVALQKKLKATEDELDKYSESLKDAQEKLELADKKATDAESEVASLNRRIQLVEEELDRAQERLATALQKLEEAEKAADESERGMKVIENRAQKDEEKMEIQEIQLKEAKHIAEEADRKYEEVARKLVIIESDLERAEERAELSESKCAELEEELKTVTNNLKSLEAQAEKYSQKEDKYEEEIKVLTDKLKEAETRAEFAERSVTKLEKSIDDLEDELYAQKLKYKAISEELDHALNDMTSI